Proteins encoded in a region of the Sulfitobacter alexandrii genome:
- a CDS encoding ABC transporter ATP-binding protein: MAKITLDNLAHSYLPNPKDEDDFALKELNHVWTDGEAYALLGSSGCGKSTLLNLISGLLHPSQGRILFDDKDVTEATTAARNIAQVFQFPVVYDTMTVRDNLAFPLRNRGEKAAYVAERVQKIARMIGMEDELNRRARGLTADAKQKISLGRGMVREDVNALLFDEPLTVIDPHMKWELRTQLKSLHHEFGHTMIYVTHDQTEALTFADKVVVMYDGRVVQIGTPQELFERPEHTFVGYFIGSPGMNVIPAEVSGAQAVIDGTALSLNRDFGTLTGNVALGVRPEFVSLTKGDGLPVKVRRVEDVGRHKIVRADLFGREISIVAAEGQEISADMNHVTFAPDHVNVYVDDWRKEGVAA; the protein is encoded by the coding sequence ATGGCCAAGATCACACTCGACAACCTCGCCCATTCCTACCTGCCGAACCCGAAAGACGAAGATGACTTCGCGCTGAAGGAACTGAACCACGTCTGGACCGACGGCGAGGCCTACGCGCTGCTGGGGTCTTCGGGCTGCGGCAAGTCCACGCTGCTCAACCTCATTTCGGGCCTGCTGCACCCCAGCCAGGGCCGCATCCTGTTCGACGACAAGGACGTCACCGAGGCCACCACCGCCGCGCGCAACATCGCGCAGGTGTTTCAGTTTCCGGTGGTCTACGACACGATGACCGTGCGCGACAACCTCGCGTTCCCGCTGCGCAATCGGGGTGAAAAGGCCGCCTATGTCGCCGAACGGGTGCAGAAGATCGCCCGGATGATCGGGATGGAGGACGAGCTGAACCGCCGGGCGCGGGGTCTGACGGCGGACGCCAAGCAGAAGATCAGCCTGGGCCGCGGCATGGTGCGCGAGGACGTGAATGCGCTGCTCTTCGACGAACCGCTGACCGTGATCGACCCCCACATGAAATGGGAACTGCGCACGCAGCTCAAATCGCTGCACCACGAATTCGGCCATACCATGATCTATGTCACCCATGACCAGACCGAGGCGCTGACCTTTGCCGACAAGGTGGTGGTGATGTACGACGGCCGCGTCGTGCAGATCGGCACGCCGCAGGAACTGTTCGAGCGGCCCGAGCATACCTTCGTCGGGTACTTCATCGGTTCGCCCGGGATGAACGTGATCCCCGCCGAGGTCTCCGGCGCGCAGGCGGTGATCGACGGCACCGCGCTGTCCCTGAACCGCGACTTCGGCACCCTGACAGGGAATGTCGCCCTGGGCGTGCGGCCCGAGTTCGTCAGCCTGACAAAAGGCGACGGCCTCCCGGTCAAGGTGCGCCGGGTCGAGGACGTGGGCCGCCACAAGATCGTGCGCGCCGACCTTTTCGGCAGGGAAATCAGCATCGTCGCCGCCGAGGGGCAGGAGATTTCGGCCGACATGAACCATGTCACTTTCGCGCCGGATCATGTGAACGTCTACGTCGACGACTGGCGCAAGGAAGGGGTGGCGGCATGA
- a CDS encoding carbohydrate ABC transporter permease, producing the protein MNKTVNQKAWFLVLPVLLLVAFSAVIPLMTVVNYSVQDTFGNNEFFWAGLEWFEEMLDSDRMWSALSRQLVFSGVILAIEIPLGIFVALNMPKSGFWSSFCLVLMSLPLLIPWNVVGTIWQIFGRVDIGLLGYTLDALGISYNYTQDTFAAWATIVVMDVWHWTSLVALLAFAGLKSIPDAYYQAAKIDQASRWAVFRFIELPKMAGVLMIAILLRFMDSFMIYTEPFVVTGGGPGNATTLLSIDLVKMALGQFDLGPAAAFSLMYFLVILLISWVFYTVMTTLDAKEI; encoded by the coding sequence ATGAACAAGACAGTCAATCAGAAGGCGTGGTTCCTTGTCCTGCCGGTGCTGCTCCTCGTGGCCTTCTCTGCCGTGATCCCGCTGATGACGGTGGTCAACTACTCGGTTCAGGACACGTTCGGAAACAACGAATTCTTCTGGGCCGGCCTCGAGTGGTTCGAAGAGATGCTCGACAGCGACCGCATGTGGTCCGCCCTCAGCCGGCAACTTGTCTTTTCCGGCGTGATCCTGGCGATCGAGATTCCCCTTGGGATCTTCGTCGCGCTGAACATGCCGAAAAGCGGGTTCTGGTCCAGCTTCTGCCTGGTGCTGATGTCGCTGCCGCTGCTGATCCCGTGGAACGTGGTCGGCACCATCTGGCAGATCTTCGGCCGCGTGGACATCGGTCTTCTGGGCTATACGCTCGATGCGCTCGGCATATCCTACAACTACACGCAGGATACCTTTGCCGCCTGGGCCACCATCGTGGTGATGGATGTCTGGCACTGGACGTCGCTGGTGGCGCTGCTGGCCTTTGCCGGGCTGAAGTCGATCCCCGACGCCTATTACCAGGCCGCCAAGATCGACCAGGCGAGCCGCTGGGCCGTGTTCCGCTTCATCGAACTGCCCAAGATGGCGGGCGTTCTGATGATCGCGATCCTGCTGCGTTTCATGGACAGCTTCATGATCTACACCGAGCCTTTCGTCGTCACCGGCGGCGGTCCGGGCAACGCCACCACGCTTTTGTCCATCGACCTTGTGAAGATGGCGCTGGGGCAGTTCGACCTCGGTCCCGCCGCCGCGTTCTCGCTGATGTATTTCCTCGTGATCCTGCTGATCTCGTGGGTGTTCTACACGGTGATGACCACCCTCGACGCGAAGGAGATCTGA
- a CDS encoding ABC transporter ATP-binding protein, whose amino-acid sequence MTLEFKGVSKVVNGETHIHPTDLTLEAGTMNVLLGPTSSGKTSLMRLMAGLDVPTRGQVFWEGADVTGMRVQDRKVAMVYQQFINYPSMTVYDNIASPMKLLGIDRAEIDRRVRDTAALMKLTPMLDRKPLELSGGQQQRCALARALVKNAGLVLLDEPLANLDYKLREELRVEIPRIFEESGAVFVYATTEPEEALLLGGNTATLWEGRVTQFGPTPKVYRQPIDATTARVFSDPPMNFLDVTKRGGELTFGEGQSAAAQGPLADLADGSYLAGFRPNHVEIAQPATGGIMFDTRLSVTELTGSETFVHLDYAGRKWVGLIHGVHNLKLGTALPVYLDPRHIYIFSETGELVAPASYALAA is encoded by the coding sequence ATGACGCTGGAGTTCAAAGGCGTGTCCAAGGTGGTGAACGGCGAGACGCATATCCACCCGACGGACCTGACACTGGAGGCAGGCACGATGAACGTGCTGCTTGGCCCCACGTCCTCGGGTAAGACGTCGCTGATGCGGCTGATGGCCGGACTGGATGTGCCGACACGCGGGCAGGTCTTCTGGGAAGGCGCGGACGTGACCGGCATGCGCGTGCAGGACCGCAAGGTGGCCATGGTCTATCAGCAATTCATCAACTACCCGTCGATGACGGTCTACGACAACATCGCCTCCCCGATGAAACTGCTTGGCATCGACCGGGCCGAGATCGACCGCCGCGTGCGCGACACCGCCGCGCTGATGAAGCTGACCCCGATGCTGGACCGCAAGCCGCTGGAGCTGTCGGGAGGTCAACAGCAACGCTGCGCGCTGGCGCGGGCGCTGGTCAAGAACGCGGGCCTTGTGCTTCTGGACGAACCGCTGGCGAACCTCGACTACAAGCTGCGCGAGGAACTGCGCGTGGAGATCCCGCGCATCTTCGAAGAATCGGGCGCCGTCTTCGTCTATGCCACGACGGAACCGGAAGAGGCGCTGCTGCTGGGCGGCAATACCGCCACGCTGTGGGAAGGCCGCGTGACCCAGTTCGGCCCCACGCCCAAGGTCTACCGCCAGCCGATCGATGCGACCACGGCACGCGTGTTCAGCGATCCGCCGATGAATTTCCTCGACGTGACCAAGCGCGGCGGAGAGTTGACTTTTGGCGAAGGCCAGAGCGCGGCGGCCCAGGGGCCGCTGGCCGACCTCGCCGATGGCAGCTATCTCGCCGGTTTCCGCCCGAACCACGTCGAGATCGCCCAGCCCGCCACCGGTGGCATCATGTTCGATACGCGCCTGAGCGTGACCGAACTGACCGGGTCGGAAACCTTTGTGCACCTCGACTACGCGGGGCGCAAATGGGTCGGGCTGATCCACGGAGTGCACAACCTGAAGCTGGGCACGGCGTTGCCGGTCTACCTCGACCCGCGCCACATCTACATCTTCAGCGAAACCGGGGAGCTGGTGGCACCGGCGTCCTACGCGCTGGCAGCCTGA
- a CDS encoding DUF2160 domain-containing protein — MDWMAWTWPTAIFFTVIATLLIAFTVLAIRFPETPRRGVLGMETTRGDRLFITLLGSAFINLAWLGIVGAYQPYALIVCLVYAAAVFRWV; from the coding sequence ATGGATTGGATGGCATGGACATGGCCGACGGCGATCTTCTTCACCGTCATCGCCACGCTGCTGATCGCCTTCACCGTGCTCGCGATCAGGTTTCCCGAAACGCCACGGCGTGGCGTTCTGGGCATGGAGACGACGCGCGGCGATCGTCTCTTCATCACACTTCTGGGCAGCGCCTTCATCAACCTGGCGTGGCTCGGAATTGTCGGGGCGTATCAACCGTATGCCCTGATTGTCTGCCTTGTCTATGCGGCGGCGGTCTTTCGCTGGGTCTAG
- the glpD gene encoding glycerol-3-phosphate dehydrogenase codes for MTPEYDLLVIGGGINGCGIARDATGRGLSVCLAEMNDIGSATSASSTKLFHGGLRYLEYFEVRLVREALVERETLLRAMPHIAWPMRFVLPYHPSMRFDTTTPTSKLLNIVMPWMKGRRPAWLIRLGLFLYDNLGGRKILPGTTSVDLRNSPEGAPLKPKFEHAYEYSDCWVEDSRLVVLNARDAEARGARILTRHKVTGAEPSDGGWTVTLTDTNSDRETQVTARMIVNAAGPWVGDVLRGTIRSNQTGGVRLVRGSHIVTKRLFEHDKCYFFQGTDGRIIFAIPYETDFTLIGTTDQEHHDPDKKPECTPEEQQYLVDFMNAYLADPISTDDIVWTYSGVRPLFDDGATSATAATRDYTIHLDRSRGAPAVNVFGGKITTYRRLAESALEKVGEVLHVKAPWTAGVPLPGGDFPVDGVLPLMDGLMRDYSFLDPAWARRLVRAYGTQARAVLGDAQEVADLGRHFGASLTEREVRWLMENEYVQRAEDVVWRRSKLGLRMTAEEIATLDDWIAEAADGRLSKAAE; via the coding sequence ATGACGCCGGAATACGACCTGCTGGTGATCGGCGGGGGCATCAACGGTTGCGGGATCGCACGCGATGCGACGGGCAGGGGCCTGTCCGTCTGTCTGGCCGAGATGAACGACATCGGCTCCGCCACCTCGGCGTCCTCCACCAAGCTGTTTCACGGCGGTCTGCGTTACCTTGAATATTTCGAGGTGCGCCTGGTCCGGGAGGCACTGGTGGAGCGCGAGACGCTTCTGCGTGCGATGCCCCACATCGCCTGGCCGATGCGTTTCGTCCTGCCGTACCACCCGTCCATGCGTTTCGACACGACGACACCCACGTCCAAGTTGCTGAACATCGTGATGCCCTGGATGAAGGGGCGCAGGCCCGCCTGGCTGATCCGGCTCGGTCTGTTTCTCTATGACAACCTCGGGGGCCGCAAGATTCTGCCGGGCACGACCAGCGTGGATCTGCGCAACAGCCCCGAAGGCGCGCCGCTGAAACCCAAGTTCGAACACGCCTACGAATACTCCGACTGCTGGGTCGAGGATTCCCGGCTCGTGGTGCTCAACGCCCGTGACGCGGAAGCCCGTGGCGCGCGGATTCTCACCCGGCACAAGGTCACCGGTGCCGAGCCGTCCGATGGCGGCTGGACGGTGACCTTGACCGATACCAACAGCGACCGGGAAACACAGGTCACCGCGCGGATGATCGTCAATGCGGCGGGCCCATGGGTGGGGGACGTTCTGCGCGGCACGATCCGCAGCAACCAGACCGGCGGCGTGCGGCTGGTGCGGGGAAGCCACATCGTGACGAAACGCCTGTTCGAGCATGACAAGTGCTACTTCTTTCAGGGCACCGACGGGCGGATCATCTTTGCCATTCCCTACGAGACCGATTTCACCCTGATCGGGACCACGGACCAGGAACATCACGATCCGGACAAGAAGCCGGAATGCACGCCGGAAGAGCAGCAGTACCTCGTCGATTTCATGAACGCCTACCTGGCTGACCCGATTTCGACCGACGACATCGTCTGGACCTATTCCGGCGTGCGCCCCCTGTTCGACGACGGCGCGACCAGTGCCACCGCCGCGACGCGGGATTACACGATCCATCTCGACCGCAGCCGGGGTGCGCCGGCGGTCAACGTCTTTGGTGGCAAGATCACCACCTATCGGCGCCTGGCCGAAAGCGCGCTGGAGAAAGTGGGCGAGGTCCTGCATGTCAAGGCGCCCTGGACCGCCGGCGTCCCGCTGCCGGGCGGCGATTTCCCGGTGGACGGGGTGCTGCCGCTGATGGACGGGCTGATGCGGGATTACAGCTTCCTCGATCCGGCCTGGGCGCGGCGCCTTGTCCGCGCCTACGGGACGCAGGCGCGCGCGGTCCTCGGCGACGCGCAGGAGGTGGCCGACCTGGGCCGTCACTTCGGCGCGAGCCTGACCGAACGGGAAGTTCGCTGGCTGATGGAAAATGAATACGTGCAACGCGCCGAGGACGTCGTGTGGCGGCGCAGCAAGCTGGGCTTGCGCATGACCGCGGAAGAGATCGCGACACTTGACGACTGGATCGCCGAAGCGGCCGACGGCCGGTTGTCAAAGGCGGCGGAGTAA
- the glpK gene encoding glycerol kinase GlpK yields MKYVLSIDQGTTSSRAILFDESLNLHATAQEEFRQIFPQSGWVEHDPKDLWASTAGTCREVIERAGIDARDIISIGITNQRETTVVWNRKTGEPVHNAIVWQDRRTGDFCRTLREAGHAEMFADRTGLLLDPYFSATKLKWILDNAEGARDAAARGELLFGTVDTYLIWKLTGGAAHVTDATNAARTMLYDIRKGRWSQTICDLFDIPMDMLPEVRDSAASFGETRADLFGRPIPILGVAGDQQAATIGQACFEPGMLKSTYGTGCFALLNTGDTPVRSQNRLLTTIAYQLDGKPTYALEGSIFVAGAVVQWLRDGLKIIREASETQPMAEAADPAQDVVLVPAFTGLGAPYWNPDCRGAIFGLSRNSGPQELARAALESVGYQTRDLLEAMHADWTGQGADPVLRVDGGMSASDWAMQFLSDIIDAPVDRPKVLETTALGVAWLAGMKAGALPDRDAFAKGWALDRQFEPAMDAATRDRKYANWKRAVDATMAY; encoded by the coding sequence ATGAAATACGTACTTTCCATCGATCAGGGCACCACGTCGTCCCGCGCGATCCTGTTCGACGAGAGCCTGAACCTGCACGCCACCGCGCAGGAAGAATTCCGCCAGATATTCCCGCAATCAGGCTGGGTCGAACACGACCCGAAGGATCTCTGGGCCTCGACCGCGGGCACTTGCCGCGAGGTCATCGAACGTGCCGGCATCGACGCCAGGGACATCATTTCCATCGGCATCACCAACCAGCGCGAGACCACGGTGGTCTGGAACCGCAAGACCGGCGAACCGGTGCACAACGCCATCGTCTGGCAGGACCGCCGCACCGGCGACTTCTGCCGCACCCTGCGCGAGGCGGGCCATGCCGAGATGTTCGCGGACCGCACCGGGCTGCTGCTGGACCCGTATTTCTCTGCAACCAAGCTGAAATGGATCCTCGACAACGCCGAGGGCGCGCGGGACGCCGCCGCGCGGGGCGAGTTGCTTTTCGGCACGGTCGATACCTACCTGATCTGGAAACTGACCGGGGGCGCGGCGCACGTGACCGACGCCACCAACGCCGCGCGGACCATGCTCTATGACATTCGCAAGGGACGGTGGAGCCAGACGATCTGCGACCTTTTCGACATACCCATGGACATGCTGCCCGAGGTCCGCGACAGCGCCGCCTCCTTCGGCGAGACGCGCGCAGACCTGTTTGGCCGCCCGATCCCGATCCTCGGTGTCGCGGGGGACCAGCAGGCCGCCACCATCGGGCAGGCCTGTTTCGAACCGGGAATGCTCAAATCGACTTACGGAACCGGCTGTTTCGCCTTGCTGAACACCGGCGATACCCCGGTGCGATCGCAAAACCGCCTGCTGACCACCATCGCCTACCAGCTCGACGGCAAGCCGACCTATGCGCTGGAAGGGTCCATCTTTGTCGCCGGGGCGGTCGTGCAATGGCTGCGCGACGGGCTGAAGATCATTCGCGAAGCCTCCGAGACGCAGCCGATGGCAGAGGCCGCGGATCCGGCGCAGGATGTCGTTCTGGTGCCCGCCTTCACGGGCCTTGGCGCGCCCTACTGGAATCCCGACTGCCGTGGCGCGATCTTCGGGTTGTCCCGCAATTCGGGCCCGCAGGAGCTGGCGCGGGCGGCGCTGGAAAGCGTCGGCTACCAGACGCGCGACCTGCTCGAGGCGATGCATGCCGACTGGACGGGGCAGGGGGCCGATCCCGTGCTGCGCGTCGACGGCGGGATGAGCGCCTCGGACTGGGCGATGCAGTTCCTGTCCGACATCATCGACGCCCCCGTCGACCGGCCCAAGGTGCTGGAAACCACGGCGCTCGGCGTGGCCTGGCTGGCCGGGATGAAGGCCGGCGCGCTGCCCGATCGGGACGCCTTTGCCAAGGGCTGGGCGCTTGACCGCCAGTTCGAACCGGCGATGGACGCCGCGACACGTGACCGCAAGTATGCCAACTGGAAACGTGCCGTCGACGCGACGATGGCCTATTGA
- a CDS encoding ABC transporter substrate-binding protein, translated as MKLNLKSSTAVVLALGMFSGPAFADMDAAKAFLDEEIGDMSVLSRADQEAEMQWFIDAAEPYQGMSINVVSETITTHEYESQVLAPAFTAITGIQVTHDLIGEGDVVEKLQTQMQSGENVYDAYVNDSDLIGTHWRYQQVRNLTDWMAGEGADVTNPDLDLGDFIGTQFTTAPDGKLYQLPDQQFANLYWFRYDWFNDEKNKADFKEQFGYDLGVPVNWSAYEDIAEFFTGRDLSHMGVEGEIYGNMDYGKKDPSLGWRYTDAWLSMAGVGSKGEPNGVPVDEWGIRVNENSQPVGSCVSRGGATNGPAAVYAVTKAIDWLQKYSPPAAMGMTFSEAGPIPAQGNVAQQMFWYTTFTADTVKPGLPVMNEDGTPKWRMAPSPHGVYWEEGTKLGYQDVGSWTLMKSTPVDRAQAAWLYAQFVTSKTVDVKKSHVGLTFIRESTIQHDSFTERADKLGGLVEFYRSPARVAWSPTGTNVPDYPKLAQLWWQNIGDAMSGAKTPQEALDSLCADQERVMERLERAGVQGDIGPKLNEEKDPQEWLSMEGSPKAKLDNEDEEPKTVSYDELIKSWE; from the coding sequence ATGAAACTTAATCTGAAATCAAGTACCGCCGTTGTGCTGGCACTTGGCATGTTCAGCGGTCCGGCTTTTGCCGACATGGACGCCGCCAAGGCGTTCCTGGACGAGGAAATCGGCGATATGTCGGTTCTCAGCCGTGCGGATCAGGAAGCCGAGATGCAATGGTTCATCGACGCGGCAGAGCCTTATCAGGGCATGTCGATCAACGTCGTGTCGGAAACCATCACCACGCACGAATACGAAAGCCAGGTGCTTGCGCCTGCATTCACCGCGATCACCGGCATCCAGGTCACGCACGACCTGATCGGCGAAGGCGACGTGGTGGAGAAACTGCAGACGCAGATGCAGTCGGGCGAGAACGTCTATGATGCCTACGTCAACGACTCCGACCTGATCGGCACCCACTGGCGGTACCAGCAGGTGCGCAACCTGACCGACTGGATGGCAGGCGAGGGCGCGGATGTGACCAACCCTGATCTGGACCTGGGCGATTTCATCGGCACCCAGTTCACGACGGCACCTGACGGCAAGCTCTACCAGTTGCCCGACCAGCAGTTCGCGAACCTCTACTGGTTCCGCTACGACTGGTTCAACGACGAGAAGAACAAGGCCGATTTCAAGGAACAGTTCGGCTATGACCTTGGCGTTCCGGTCAACTGGTCGGCCTACGAGGATATCGCGGAGTTCTTCACCGGCCGCGACCTGAGCCACATGGGTGTCGAGGGCGAAATCTATGGCAACATGGATTACGGCAAGAAGGACCCGAGCCTTGGCTGGCGTTACACCGATGCATGGCTGTCCATGGCCGGCGTGGGGTCCAAGGGTGAACCGAACGGCGTTCCGGTCGATGAATGGGGCATCCGCGTCAACGAGAACTCGCAACCCGTGGGGTCCTGCGTTTCCCGTGGCGGTGCGACCAACGGTCCGGCTGCCGTCTATGCGGTGACCAAGGCGATCGACTGGCTCCAGAAATACTCGCCGCCCGCGGCGATGGGCATGACCTTCTCCGAGGCGGGTCCGATCCCGGCGCAAGGCAACGTCGCTCAGCAGATGTTCTGGTACACGACCTTTACCGCCGACACGGTCAAACCCGGTCTGCCGGTCATGAACGAGGACGGCACGCCGAAATGGCGGATGGCGCCCTCGCCGCATGGCGTCTACTGGGAGGAAGGCACCAAGCTGGGGTACCAGGACGTGGGTTCCTGGACGCTGATGAAGTCCACGCCCGTCGACCGGGCGCAGGCGGCCTGGCTCTATGCCCAATTCGTCACATCCAAGACCGTCGATGTGAAGAAGTCTCACGTCGGTCTGACCTTCATCCGTGAATCCACCATTCAGCACGACAGCTTCACCGAACGTGCGGACAAGCTGGGCGGCCTGGTCGAGTTCTATCGCTCGCCCGCCCGTGTCGCGTGGTCGCCCACCGGCACCAACGTCCCTGACTACCCCAAGCTGGCACAGCTGTGGTGGCAGAACATCGGTGATGCGATGTCCGGCGCCAAGACCCCGCAAGAGGCACTCGACTCGCTTTGCGCGGATCAGGAGCGCGTGATGGAACGCCTCGAACGCGCAGGCGTGCAGGGCGACATCGGGCCGAAGCTGAACGAGGAAAAGGACCCGCAGGAGTGGCTGTCGATGGAAGGCTCGCCCAAGGCGAAGCTGGACAACGAGGACGAAGAGCCCAAGACCGTCTCCTACGACGAGCTGATCAAGTCCTGGGAATAA
- a CDS encoding carbohydrate ABC transporter permease, whose translation MTDTTSAPGAAPIPGDVIASRANVKTRRFPRPSGSAVVMTLYLLFLLLPIYWLLNMSLKTNTEILNSFTLWPRDLTLDNYRTILTDPAWYMGYVNSLIYVVMNTVISLAVALPAAYAFSRYHFMGDKHLFFWLLTNRMAPPAVFALPFFQLYSSVGLFDTHIAVALAHCLFNVPLAVWILEGFMRGVPKEIDETAYIDGYSFPRFFVRIFMPLIASGIGVAAFFCFMFSWVELLLSRTLTTVNAKPIAAIMTRTQGASGIDWGVLAAAGILTIVPGALVIYFVRNYIAKGFALGRV comes from the coding sequence ATGACCGACACCACCTCCGCCCCCGGCGCGGCGCCCATCCCCGGCGACGTGATCGCATCCCGGGCCAACGTGAAGACCCGCCGCTTCCCGCGGCCCAGCGGCTCTGCCGTGGTGATGACACTATACCTTCTGTTCCTGCTGCTGCCGATCTACTGGCTGCTGAACATGAGCCTGAAGACCAACACGGAAATCCTGAACAGCTTCACGCTCTGGCCCCGTGACCTGACGCTGGACAATTACCGCACCATCCTGACCGATCCGGCGTGGTACATGGGCTACGTCAACTCGCTGATCTACGTGGTGATGAACACCGTCATCAGCCTCGCCGTGGCGCTGCCCGCCGCATACGCCTTCTCGCGCTATCACTTCATGGGCGACAAGCACCTGTTCTTCTGGCTGCTGACCAACCGGATGGCGCCGCCGGCGGTCTTTGCCCTGCCGTTCTTCCAGCTCTATTCCTCGGTCGGGCTGTTCGACACGCATATCGCCGTGGCGCTGGCGCATTGCCTTTTCAACGTGCCGCTGGCGGTCTGGATCCTCGAAGGTTTCATGCGCGGCGTGCCCAAGGAAATCGACGAGACCGCCTATATCGACGGCTATTCCTTCCCGCGCTTCTTCGTGCGGATATTCATGCCGCTGATCGCGAGCGGTATCGGCGTCGCGGCATTCTTCTGCTTCATGTTCAGCTGGGTGGAACTGCTTTTGAGCCGCACGTTGACAACCGTGAACGCGAAACCCATCGCCGCCATCATGACCCGCACACAGGGCGCAAGCGGTATCGACTGGGGCGTGCTTGCGGCGGCAGGGATCCTGACCATCGTGCCCGGCGCACTCGTGATCTATTTCGTCCGAAATTATATCGCCAAAGGCTTTGCCCTGGGGAGGGTTTGA
- a CDS encoding SH3 domain-containing protein: protein MKKTLTSLAIMGALASTASAQNIVMPNNYGPTDSGCLVKGLDPNGDGFLALRTGPGSKYGQIGSLHNGDAAFIYGGQGRWLFVENGAVNGKKARFRGWIYDAWCEFYP, encoded by the coding sequence ATGAAGAAGACTCTGACATCGCTGGCCATCATGGGCGCCCTGGCGTCCACCGCGTCGGCCCAGAACATCGTCATGCCGAACAATTACGGCCCGACCGACAGCGGCTGTCTCGTCAAGGGACTGGACCCCAACGGCGACGGTTTCCTGGCCCTGCGCACGGGCCCCGGCAGCAAATACGGGCAAATCGGAAGCCTGCACAACGGCGACGCCGCGTTCATCTACGGCGGTCAGGGCAGATGGCTCTTCGTCGAGAACGGGGCGGTGAACGGCAAGAAGGCACGATTCCGCGGCTGGATCTACGACGCCTGGTGCGAGTTCTATCCGTGA
- a CDS encoding iron-containing alcohol dehydrogenase: MFPAAQPFGISCPTSIHFGTGRARDLPALVGQEATRILLVQGGSGLAAQPVLAALRGAGHDVSIISCPGEPDLDGVNAALSKMDGPTHVIACGGGAVLDMGKALAALGEHGVDLPEDFDRLPPLTARRTIRLIAVPTTAGTGAEVTANAVIDVPSKRAKISIRGPALVPDIAVVDPALAQSAPAAVTLASGLDAVTQVIESYTSSAATPFTSALCRPVIPLGLRALRCVTDAPDDAAWSDMCWTSLSSGIALANSGLGAAHGLASILGAQLGAAHGALCGRLLLPTLRTNRAHAVTGSEARTRIDHCISEIEAAFPSSPGAEPLSGFGTWMNGKGLPGLSALGLKGDRITELADLGRAASSSRKNAVDLPSTAYAKILQDAL; this comes from the coding sequence GTGTTCCCTGCGGCGCAGCCTTTCGGCATCTCTTGCCCGACCTCCATCCATTTCGGCACCGGGCGCGCGCGGGATCTGCCCGCACTGGTGGGGCAGGAGGCCACGCGGATCCTTCTGGTTCAGGGCGGCAGCGGACTGGCCGCGCAACCGGTCCTCGCGGCGCTGCGCGGGGCGGGGCATGACGTGAGCATTATCTCCTGCCCGGGTGAGCCGGACCTCGACGGGGTGAATGCGGCCCTGTCGAAGATGGACGGTCCGACCCATGTCATCGCCTGCGGCGGCGGGGCCGTGCTGGACATGGGCAAGGCTCTGGCGGCCCTCGGCGAACACGGGGTCGACCTGCCCGAGGATTTCGATCGCCTGCCGCCGCTGACGGCCCGCCGCACCATCCGCCTGATCGCGGTGCCCACCACCGCCGGAACAGGGGCTGAGGTCACCGCGAACGCCGTGATCGACGTGCCCTCGAAACGGGCGAAGATCAGCATCCGGGGGCCGGCGCTCGTCCCGGACATCGCCGTCGTCGATCCCGCCTTGGCGCAGTCGGCACCGGCAGCCGTTACGCTCGCCTCCGGTCTCGACGCGGTCACGCAGGTGATCGAAAGCTACACGTCCAGCGCCGCAACCCCGTTCACCTCCGCCCTGTGCCGCCCGGTGATCCCGCTGGGCCTGCGGGCGTTGCGCTGCGTGACCGACGCGCCGGACGATGCCGCATGGTCGGACATGTGCTGGACCAGCCTGTCCAGCGGGATCGCGCTCGCCAACTCCGGGTTGGGCGCGGCACATGGCCTCGCATCCATCCTCGGGGCGCAGCTTGGCGCGGCGCATGGCGCGCTCTGTGGAAGACTGCTGCTCCCGACCCTGAGGACGAACCGTGCGCACGCGGTCACGGGGTCAGAGGCGCGGACCCGGATCGACCACTGCATCTCGGAAATCGAGGCTGCATTCCCGTCATCGCCGGGGGCCGAGCCGCTCTCCGGGTTCGGGACGTGGATGAACGGCAAAGGGCTGCCCGGCCTGTCGGCGCTTGGGCTGAAGGGTGACCGCATCACCGAACTCGCTGACCTCGGCAGGGCCGCATCCTCCAGTCGCAAGAACGCGGTGGACCTGCCTTCCACCGCCTACGCGAAGATCCTGCAGGACGCGCTGTAG